One Tenebrio molitor chromosome 2, icTenMoli1.1, whole genome shotgun sequence genomic region harbors:
- the EloC gene encoding elongin-C yields the protein MSEIGEEKSQERVYGGCEGPDAMYVKLISSDGHEFIVKREHALTSGTIKAMLSGPGQFAENEANEVNFREIPSHVLQKVCMYFTYKVRYTNSSTEIPEFPIAPEIALELLMAANFLDC from the exons ATGAGCGAAATCGGGGAAGAGAAGTCTCAGGAGCGCGTGTATGGGGGCTGCGAGGGGCCCGACGCCATGTACGTCAAGTTAATATCGTCAGATGGCCACGAGTTCATCGTAAAACGCGAACATGCTTTGACTTCAGGAACCATCAAGGCCATGTTGAGTGGACCCGGTCAGTTCGCAGAAAACGAAGCTAACGAAGTgaattttagagaaattcc GTCCCACGTGCTTCAGAAAGTTTGTATGTATTTCACGTACAAAGTCCGTTACACCAACAGTTCGACTGAGATTCCAGAGTTCCCAATCGCTCCAGAAATAGCGTTGGAATTATTAATGGCCGCAAATTTCCTAGATTGTTAA